Below is a window of Desulfurococcus amylolyticus Z-533 DNA.
CCACCATGTATAGCTATGCGGCCGGATAATATTAAGTTTCCGCATGAAGCATTATCTTTAATAGTTTTACCTCATCCTCCCTCGTCAGCTTGAAGCCGTAGTGTATCTCCATGAACTCCTTCTTGAACTCCATGACTTTCTCCTTCACTTCAGCTGGGCTCCTCTTATCTATCACAACCATCTTCATGAGCCTAGCTATCTCCTTCATCTCGCCCTCCTTCATACCCCACCTGGTTAACTCCTGGGTTCCAAGTCTCAGCCCGCTTGGATCTTTGACATCCTCCGGCCTATCCCATGGTAGCATGTTCTTGTTGACTATGATGTGGGCGTCCTCTAGTAGCTTAGCTACCTTGGTGCCTCTGCCGAGCTCTGCAACGTCTACTACCACCTGGTGGCTCGTGGTATAACCCTTGCTCTCCATCACAACCTTAAAGCCCTCGCTTGCAAGGGCCTCCGCTAGTGCTTTAGCATTTCTAACCACCTGCCTAGCGTACTCGGAGCCCCAGAGCTTCATCTCTATTGCTGTAACAGCCATTGCAGCTAATCTATGGAGATGGTGGTTGGAGACGAACATTGGGAAGACGACTTTACCCATTTCCTTATAGTCCTCCTCGTTTGAGGTAGCGAATACTCCGCCTTGTGGACCTGGGAATGTCTTATGCGTTGACGAGGTGATTACATCTGCCCCAAGCTTCAACGGGTTCTCCCATACACCTCCAACTATTAAGCCCAAGACATGTGCCACATCATGTATTACCTTAGCCCCCACACTGTGCGCTGCCTCAGCGATCTCCTTGGTTGGATGCGGGAATATGTAGAGTGAGCCGCCCAGAGTCACTATCTTCGGCTTGACTTCTTCAATGAGCTTCCTGGCTTTATCAACATCTATATTCCACTCTTCTATGTTGAACGGCATCTCAATCTGCTCTATGCCCAGCGCCCCAAGGGTCCCATACCTGGTGTGACTTA
It encodes the following:
- the glyA gene encoding serine hydroxymethyltransferase, translating into MYPDLNQVLSITINHTVWRKRQTINMIASENVMSPLAMLVYLNDMMHRYAEGKPYKRFYQGLIYVDELEVKAQELMGDLLGTKYVDLRPISGTTANATAFRTFTKPGDKAVVAPVQAGAHVSHTRYGTLGALGIEQIEMPFNIEEWNIDVDKARKLIEEVKPKIVTLGGSLYIFPHPTKEIAEAAHSVGAKVIHDVAHVLGLIVGGVWENPLKLGADVITSSTHKTFPGPQGGVFATSNEEDYKEMGKVVFPMFVSNHHLHRLAAMAVTAIEMKLWGSEYARQVVRNAKALAEALASEGFKVVMESKGYTTSHQVVVDVAELGRGTKVAKLLEDAHIIVNKNMLPWDRPEDVKDPSGLRLGTQELTRWGMKEGEMKEIARLMKMVVIDKRSPAEVKEKVMEFKKEFMEIHYGFKLTREDEVKLLKIMLHAET